In a single window of the Natator depressus isolate rNatDep1 chromosome 24, rNatDep2.hap1, whole genome shotgun sequence genome:
- the LOC141977470 gene encoding C-X-C chemokine receptor type 3-like, producing the protein MSPDYTSYPDISEDTAPCRLDAVSAFGRYFVPPLFTLVFVVGLVGNGLVLVVLGQRRCPWHLADRYLFQLALADILLVLGLPFWATQFAHGWVFGEVLCKLVGALSTVNSYSSILLLAGISINRYLAIVHAMQLFRRLRALHLHLACALLWAICLALSIPELYFRTVPFQPQGRASICHRGFRAHEAQAWRVGLCLTSFFLGFLLPLLVMLFCYGRIFCTLDRVQLLARHRPLRLVLLLLALFVLCWAPFHIFLLLDSLQRLGYVGRHCALERVLDFGLLVTEVLGLLHCCLNPLVYAFAGVKFRRELSQLCWKGRRHSQGSSQRQILSIREQSHHRGGTSVHSTPEGDADHGYSVML; encoded by the exons ATGTCGCCG GACTACACCAGCTACCCAGACATCAGTGAGgacactgccccctgcaggctggATGCAGTCAGTGCGTTTGGACGGTACTTCGTCCCCCCTCTCTTCACCCTGGTCTTTgtggtggggctggtggggaaTGGGCTGGTGTTGGTGGTGCTGGGGCAGCGACGATGCCCCTGGCACCTGGCGGACAGGTATCTCTTCCAGCTGGCGCTGGCTGACATACTGCTGGTGCTGGGGCTCCCCTTCTGGGCTACACAGTTTGCCCATGGCTGGGTGTTTGGGGAGGTGCTCTGCAAACTGGTGGGGGCGCTGTCGACTGTGAACAGCTACAGCAGCATCCTGCTCCTCGCTGGCATCAGCATCAACCGGTATCTGGCCATTGTGCATGCCATGCAGCTGTTCCGGCGTCTGCGAGCCCTGCACCTGCACCTGGCCTGCGCCCTCCTCTGGGCCATCTGCCTGGCCCTCTCCATCCCGGAACTGTACTTCCGCACTGTACCCTTCCAGCCCCAGGGCCGTGCCTCCATCTGCCACCGGGGCTTCAGAGCCCATGAAGCCCAGGCCTGGCGGGTGGGGCTGTGCCTCACCTCCTTCTTCCTAGGCTTCCTTTTGCCACTGCTGGTGATGCTCTTCTGCTATGGCCGCATTTTCTGCACACTGGATCGGGtacagctgctggccaggcatcGCCCACTgcggctggtgctgctgctgctggcactcTTTGTGCTTTGCTGGGCCCCCTTCCACATCTTCCTGCTGCTGGACAGTCTGCAACGCCTGGGCTACGTTGGCCGCCACTGCGCCCTGGAGCGGGTGTTGGACTTCGGGCTGCTGGTGACTGAGGTGCTTGgcctgctgcactgctgcctcaACCCCCTGGTGTATGCCTTCGCTGGTGTCAAGTTCCGCAGGGAGCTCTCCCAGCTGTGCTGGAAGGGACGGCGCCATAGCCAGGGCTCGAGCCAAAGACAGATCCTCTCCATCCGGGAGCAGAGCCACCATAGAGGGGGAACGTCAGTGCACAGCACCCCAGAGGGGGACGCAGACCATGGCTACTCAGTCATGCTGTGA
- the LOC141977234 gene encoding C-X-C chemokine receptor type 3-like: VIFSGDDVSYLMENTSFYPDYYNESDTCCSVPPCTSKSIQAFDRVFLPVLYSLLFPLGLCGNCMVMAVLLQCKRPLAGTDVFILNLALADVLLVVTLPFWAVQAVHGWVFSTGTCKLVGSIFKINFYSSIFFLVCISFDRYLSIVHAVHMYKRNKSHLMVASCLVVWGVCILLTMPDFLYLEVKKDYRLNTTLCSHNFSINTSLYWKTALRICYHMLGFFLPLAAMLYCYTCIIYTLLRSQGFHKHKAMRVILTVVVVFFLCWTPYHLALLANTLIDLQVVGRDCGREASLDITMSVTASLGYFHCCLNPLLYAFIGIKFRNKFLELLGHVGCVSREFLHRHGQTPSQRKDSTWSETTEASYSGI, encoded by the coding sequence GTTATCTTCAGTGGAGATGATGTCTCCTACCTGATGGAGAACACCAGCTTCTACCCTGACTACTACAACGAGAGTGAcacctgctgctctgtcccaccCTGCACCTCCAAGAGTATCCAGGCCTTTGACAGGGTCTTCCTGCCAGTCCTCTACAGCCTGCTGTTCCCGCTGGGGCTATGCGGGAACTGCATGGTGATGGCTGTGCTACTGCAGTGTAAGAGGCCCCTGGCTGGGACCGACGTGTTCATCCTCAACCTGGCACTCGCCGACGTATTGCTGGTGGTGACACTCCCCTTCTGGGCAGTACAGGCTGTGCACGGCTGGGTCTTCAGCACGGGCACCTGCAAGCTGGTCGGCTCCATCTTCAAGATCAATTTCTACTCCAGCATCTTCTTCCTGGTGTGCATCAGCTTCGACCGGTACCTCTCCATCGTCCACGCCGTGCACATGTACAAGAGGAACAAGTCTCATCTGATGGTGGCCAGCTGCCTGGTGGTCTGGGGCGTCTGCATCCTCTTGACCATGCCGGATTTCCTGTACCTGGAAGTCAAGAAGGACTATCGCCTCAACACCACTTTGTGCTCCCACAACTTCTCCATCAACACCTCCCTGTACTGGAAAACGGCCCTGCGCATCTGCTACCACATGTTGGGCTTCTTCCTGCCTCTGGCAGCCATGCTGTACTGCTACACCTGCATTATCTACACTCTGCTGCGCTCCCAGGGCTTCCACAAGCACAAGGCCATGCGGGTCATCCTGACGGTGgtggttgttttctttttgtgctgGACACCCTACCACCTGGCCCTGCTGGCAAACACGCTGATTGACCTGCAGGTGGTGGGGCGGGACTGTGGCAGGGAGGCCAGCCTGGACATCACCATGTCTGTCACTGCCAGCCTAGGCTACTTCCACTGctgcctcaaccccctgctctacgCCTTTATTGGCATCAAGTTCCGCAACAAGTTCTTGGAGCTGCTGGGCCACGTGGGCTGTGTGAGCCGCGAGTTCCTGCACAGACACGGACAGACACCGAGCCAGCGCAAGGATTCCACCTGGTCGGAGACCACTGAGGCCTCCTACTCGGGGATCtag